The genomic stretch TGACCATTTTCCACAATTGTAGTTTCAGCGTCCCACTTTTTTAATAATTGCTTGATAAATAGTTGATTCAGTTTATTATCTTCTGCAACTAAAATCTTCTTATTTCGAAGATTATGATTGACATCTTGTGTGTTTTGAAGTTCCAAATCGCTCAAATTACTAACTGTGTAGTTGACGTCAAAACTGAACACAGTTCCAACATTTAATTCACTTTTCACCATTAATTCTCCACCTAAAAGTGTCACCAATTCTTTTGTAATGCTCAATCCTAAACCAGTTCCTTCAGGTTTTTCATCACTGTGATGCGATTGATAGAAACTTTCAAAAATTGTCTGTAAGTTATCTTTTGAAATTCCATTGCCAGAATCTTCAATAGTAAAGTATACTTGTATAGTTTTATTGGCTAATTCTTTGGCAGTAATATGAACATTAATGAAGCCTTTTTGGGTGAATTTAATTGCGTTTCCGATCAAATTATTCAAAATCTGACTCAATCTATATTGATCACCAACGACATATTTTGGAATTGAATTCATGATATTCATTGAAAAATCCAGTCCTTTTTCTTCTGCTTTTAATTTGAATCCTTTATTTAAGTTGTAAATAAGCTCTGTAAAATTAAAATCGACCTTTTGTACATTCAATTTTCCAGCTTCAATCTTAGAAAAATCGAGAATATCGTTGACAATCATCAGCAAATTTTCCGTTGAAAAACGAATCGCTTCAATATTTTCATATTCTGATTCGCTTCCTGTAAAGTCTTTATTGTTGAATAATTCCGACAAACCAAGAATGACATTCAACGGCGTTCGAATTTCGTGACTCATATTTGATAAAAAAGTAGTCTTCGCTTTTGCCGATTTCTCTGCAATAATACGCGCTTCTTCAATCCGAATCATGTTTCGAATATCTTTTGTAATGTCTCGAATTACGGAGAAAAACAACATTTTATTGTTGATATAAACTGGACTAATTTTTAAATTGTAATAATTGAGTTCGCCATTTTTATAAATTTCAAACTCAAATAATTCTTTTTCTAAGCTCGAAATCGTTTTTAAAGAGAAATTATTAATAATTGTTCTTAGTCTTTTGGAGAATTGTTCTGGTAAAAGTTTATAAAAATTGAGCTGTTTTTCGTTTGCATTGATGAATTCTGCTGCTTTTTTATTAGATCGAATAATGATTCCTTCAATATTAAAAATCACATTTGCGTCTAGTGAATTGTGAATTACGGCAGAATATAGCTTTTCATTATTTTCCAGCTCTTCTTGAATTTGTGACTTTTGAAAAACCTCTTTACTAAGTTTTGAGTTGATATCTTCCAAACTCGAAATTTGCGTTTTTAGTAAACGATGCAATTGTCCTTTACTTGGGAGATTTGCATTTTCTGTAACCAATAATTGTTCAGGCACTAAATTTACCGTAATTGTGAAGTTTTCGAGTAAGTTATAATTACTGAAATGTGTGTTGTAAGCGTTATTATAAATGCTTAACATTGCGTTTAGACCTAAGCTTTCTTGAATCTTTTTCTGAATCAAGTTTGAATATTCAAAGAGTTCTTTTAAAGTAGAAGCCGCTTGTTGCTGTGTAATGGTTTCAAATGAGATAGGCGTATTTACTAATAAATTTTCTGCTTCTATCAAAAAAGGATTGCTAAAGTTGCCCAGTAAATCTTTGGATTTTATTAAAACATCTTTTAAAAATAGTTCAGAAAGAATTATTTTTTGCGTGTTATTGTCTTCAATAAAGATGGTTCGTAACTCATCTTTTTCATCAAGTAATGGATACGATTCTTTTATGTTCTGTCTGAAGAGTAATGTATCAAAATTTGCATTCGGTTGAAGCGATAAAAAATCTTCTACCTCTAAATACAAACTTGGAAAACTATCGCGTTTGTGTGCATCTGACATTGTGTCAAATGTTTTCAATTTAGCACTCAATTCGTAATGCACATAATAGTTCTTTAGTTGAACTTTTAAATTTTCAATCACGATTAAAATAGTTGCGTCTAAAGATGTGTTCGGACTTATAAAGTCTTCTTTTACAGTGTTTTTTTTGTTGAAAGAGGACATGTGTTAGATCTTATTTTCTGTATATTTTTTATAAAATTGTGTATTGTCATTTTTGATAGCAAAACACGAATAAAAGAGCGGTTTATCTAGCAATAAAATTGGTGTAAACATATAAAGGAGATTTATGGTCTAAATGTATAGTAAATTGAATATAAATCAAAATTTTATACGAATAATTACATATTTCATTCTTTTTTTAGGTTTTACCATTGAAATGTTAAATTATGTGCAAAAATAAAGTAAAGCAAACTTCAGTTATTTTCTATATAATAGGAGTGAAGCACAGTTTTAGGAAGATTGGAAACAAAAAAAATCCGACTCTTTTCAGAATCGGATTTTTTACTTATAAATCTGTTATAAAGAGTTCGTTTAGTAAGGAAGTATTTCTTGATTTGCCGCAGAAGGGAAAACATTAATCCCTTGTGTCGTAAATACTAATGTTGACCAAGAATTAACACCTTCATGCAAACTTAATTTCACAAGGTTTCCATTAATTGTTGTTGTGATTTCTTCACCTTTTTTAAAAGTATGACCGGTAGATTGATCTCCTTCTACAGGAACTTTGATTGTTTTTCCATCAACTGTTGTTGTTAAAGCTCCGCCTGAAATGTTTACTACATTAAAAAAATTGTTTGATGCCATAATGTTGTGTATTTAATAAAATTGAACCTACTCTGTTTTAGGATTTTCAGTTTACTCCTTTGCATTAAAAACAAGATATAGTACTCTATTTTGCTTTTGATTACATGACAAATATCATCAGAATTCTGCGTCATCTTTAGCGTATAATTACTTAACTTTTAAAAATACGTAATTTTGTTGCTTTGTAGGTGTAAGTACTTGAATTGCTAAATTAAGTGTATAGAAAAGTCATCGTATCACCTTTGAGGAAAGTGTTCATTTATAATTATACTTGCGTACATATAGAACAAAAAAATCCGACTCTTTTCAGAATCGGATTTTTATAAGCGAAATACTATATTATTATTTGACGATTTATTTTACTTTTTCAACAATTGCTTTGAAAGTATCAGGATGATTCATTGCTAAATCGGCTAAAACCTTACGGTTTAATTCGATATCATTAGCTTTGACTTTCCCCATGAATTGAGAATAAGACAATCCGTTTAAACGAGCACCCGCATTAATACGAGTAATCCATAAAGCACGGAATGTTCTTTTCTTATTTCTACGGTCTCTATAGGAATATCCCATAGCTTTGTCAACCGCGTTCTTTGCAACTGTCCAAACGTTTTTACGTCTTCCAAAGTAACCTTTGGCTTGTTTTAATACCTTTTTTCTTCGGGCTCTACGAGCTACCGCGTTTACTGATCTTGGCATAATTTTAAATGTGTTTTGTAGTAGGCGGTCGATACTCGACTCTTTATCTTTTCTTACTATAGATTTTAATTCAAAAATCTACATTAATAATTGGCCTAACTCCAGGGTTTATAATTTGTTTTTAACCGAAAGAACGAATTACTTTAATCGTAATTGAACTTTAATACTATCAACATCATTTTTATGTACTAATGTACTATGAGTTAATGCAAGCTTACGCTTTTTAGACTTCTTTGTTAAGATGTGACTTTTGTAGGCGTGCTTTCTTTTAATTTTACCAGAACCTGTAAGCTTAAAACGCTTCTTTGCACTGGATTTAGTTTTCATTTTAGGCATAATTCCTAAGTTGTTTTAAATACTTCGCTTATTATTTTTATTTCTTTTTTGGTGCGATGAACATAATCATTCGCTTACCTTCTAATTTTGGCATCTGTTCCACTTTTCCAAACTCTTCAAGTTCTTGGGCTAACCTTAATAATAAGATTTGACCTTGATCTTTATAGATGATAGAACGTCCTTTAAAGAAAACGTATGCTTTAAGTTTTGATCCTTCTTTTAGGAACTTTTCAGCGTGTTTCTTTTTAAACTCATAATCGTGATCATCAGTTTGCGGACCAAAACGAATCTCCTTAACAGTTACTTTCGTTGCCTTTGCTTTTAATGATTTATCACGTTTCTTTTGCTCGTAAAGGAATTTTTTATAATCCATTACTTTACAAACTGGTGGACTAGCTTTTGGCGAAATTTCAACCAAGTCTAGTTCTTGTTCTTCTGCTACGGCAAGCGCTTTCCTTGTTGGGTAAACACCAATCTCAACATTATCTCCCACAAGACGCACTTCGGGAGCAATGATTTTTCTGTTAATTCTGTGTAGATCTACTTTCTCCTCTCGTCTGGGAGCTCTACTTCTTTTTCTTCGTATTGCTATGGTTCTATAATTTTGAGTTAAACATTAAATGGTTTCAAGCTATTATTTACTTCTGTCTTAACTAATTCGGCGAAAGCCTCCATAGTTAAAGTTCCAATATCTCCAACACCATGTCTTCGTACAGAAACTGTGCCATCTTTCTCTTCTTGTTCTCCAATGATTAGCATGAACGGTGTTTTGCTCATTTCTGCTTCACGGATTTTCTTACCGACAGTTTCATTTCTGTTGTCGATTTGGGCGCGAATTTCGTGATTTTCTAACAAACTTAAAACTTTTTTACCGTAATTCTCATATTTTTCACTCACAGGTAACAAAATTGCTTGTTCTGTGGTGAGCCATAATGGGAAATTTCCGCCTGTATGTTCTAATAAAATTGCGATGAAACGTTCCATACTTCCAAATGGCGCACGGTGAATCATTACAGGTCTATGTAGCTCATTATCACTTCCTTTATATGTCAAATCGAAACGCTCAGGCAAGTTGTAATCTACCTGAATAGTTCCTAGTTGCCAGCTTCTCCCAAGAGCATCTTTCACCATGAAATCTAATTTTGGACCGTAAAAGGCAGCTTCACCATATTCGATGACATAATTAAGTTCTTTCTCTTTTGCAGCATTAATGATCGCATTTTCTGCTTTTTCCCAGTTTTCATCAGAACCAATGTATTTTTCTGGCTTCTGAGGATCGCGTAATGAAACTTGCGCTGTAAAGTTTTCAAATCCTAACGAACCAAAAACATACATCACTAAGTCAATCACATTTTTAAACTCTTGATCCAACTGATCTGGCATGCAGAAAATATGTGCATCATCTTGCGTAAATCCACGAACACGCGTTAATCCGTGCAATTCGCCACTTTGCTCATATCGATAAACCGTTCCAAATTCTGCGAAACGTTTTGGTAAATCTTTATAACTAAATGGTTTTGCATTGTAAATTTCGCAGTGATGCGGACAATTCATTGGTTTCAATAAAAACTCTTCATCTTCTTTCGGAGTTTTAATAGCTTGAAAACTATCGGCTCCATACTTTTCATAATGTCCAGAAGTTACATATAGTTCTTTCTGTCCAATATGCGGAGTAATTACCATTTCGTAACCAGCTTTCTGTTGTGCTTTCTTCAGGAAATCTTCCAATAGTGAACGCAGTGCAGTTCCTTTTGGCAACCACAAAGGCAAACCTTGACCAACTTTCTGTGAAAACGTAAACAACTCTAGTTCTTTACCAAGTTTTCTATGATCTCGTTTCTTCGCTTCTTCCAATAACTCTAAATACTCTTTAAGGTCTTTTTGTTTTGGAAAAGAAGTTCCGTAAATACGTGTTAACTGTTTATTATTCTCGTCTCCTTTATAATAGGCTCCGGCAACACTCATGATTTTTACAGCTTTCACAATTCCTGTATTCGGAATATGTCCGCCGAGGCATAAATCTGTAAACGTATCGTGATCACAAAAAGTAATCGTTCCGTCTTCTAAGCCTTCAACAAGTTCTACTTTATAATCGTTTCTATCTTTATAATAATCTAATGCTTCATTTTTAGTGGCAGCGCGCATCTTAAAATCGTGCTTTCCTCTGGCAATCGTGAGCATTTTGTCTTCAATCGTCTTAAAATCCTTGTCAGAGATGGTGATTTCGCCCATATCAACATCATAATAAAAACCATTATCTACCGCTGGACCAACCCATAACTTAGCATTTGGATACAATTCCAAAATAGCTTGCGCTAAAATGTGCGCAGAAGAATGCCAAAAAGCTTTCTTTCCTTCGTCGTCTTTCCAGGTGTATAAAACAAGTGCTCCATCTTCCGTAAGTGGAGTTGTGGTTTCTAGGGTTGTACCATTAAACTTTGCCGAAATAACATTTCGCGCAAAACCTTCACTAATATTCTTAGCAACTTCCATGGGAGTTACGCTCGAATCAAATTCTCTAACTGAGCCGTCTGGCAATGTAATTTTTATCATACAAAAATAAATAGTAAGCGGGCAAATATAACACGAACCAAAAACCTGTACAATATATATAGGTATAATATCTAAAAAATATAAAACTCAATGCTAAAACAACCAACCGCAATCAAGCTAACAAATAAACAAATCCACGTATATACGAATAACCAAAAGCGCAGCGTCCTAACACTAAACAACCTAATACCAAGAATAATGGGGTTCCCGCAAAAAAGCGGTCACGCTCTCGCCTGTGCATCTAAAAATTCAAAAAATATAAGTAACTGAAAATCATCTTCTTAATTTTATTTTGTAGACTAAAAATGACCTGATCGTATTCGTTTGTGTATTCTTATTTTAGTTCAGTATATATTTCAAAAATAGGGATAAAACTTTAATTTTTAGTCATCAGATAAAAATAGTATTATTTAAATAATTATCTTTTAGAAGAAATAATCAATTCCATCCTTTCAGGTTGTCACTAGAGACTAAATAAAAAGATAAGATTTTCAGATCTTTAGACAATTATAACCATGTAGTTTTTTTTAAATCAATTTTTGGGTTTAATTCCCAGACGCTCTGCGTCGAAATTAAAAATAAAACTCTTTATTTCATACCTCGCACCAACATGTATATTATTATTTGTTTAGAGCTAATGAAAATACCGATACAAGCATCATTCCAGATACAAAAAAATGATTATATATAAGGTAATTTTGCCTAACTGTAACTTGGTAGTTGAGCGAAGTCGAAACTAAGCTTTGTCAATCTCACGTTTATTAAGTCCCGTAGCTTTCTTAATATAGTCAACATCTGCACCAAGTGCTTTTAAACGCCTTGCAATATCTACACGTGCAGTTTTGTCTGCTTTATCTTTTTCAATCTGTAATTTAAAAGCTTTCATTTGTTCCGATTCCTGTTCTATCAGTTCATAAAAACCACTTTTGCGGAGTTCATCAATGATGCCTTTATCTTTAAAACTTGTAAAACCAGTTTCCGTAATAATCAAATGATCTATAACATCAATATTAATTATTTTTCCAACCTTTAAGAGTCTATCCGTAATATTTTTGTCAGCTTGTGAGGGTTTCAAATTTCCGCTTGGATGGTTATGTACTATAATCATGCGTACGGCTAATTTATAAATAGCCATACGGAAAACATCGGGCGGCGACACATTCACTCTATTTTGTGCGCCAATGGCAACGAGTTCAATAAAAAGTATCGTATTATCGGCTTTCAACCCAACAACCCAAAAATGTTCCTGCGCTCTACGAATCTTATTTTGACGCAGTAAAATTTGTTGCATTACGCTATATATGTCGTACGCATTAAGAATCGTTTTCTTTTGTGCTTCGGTAAGTCTTACATTCATGTAGTAAATATAAAATATATAATTAAAATGTAAGTTAGTAAATTAAGAATAAAAATGATTGACATAAAGGCTACTACTTACACCTATTATGACACCTAAAAAAATAAAATCCTGTAAATCAATGAATTACAGGGTTATTTGTGGAGTCGGAGAGAAGGAATTCGAACTTTTTGGAGGAGGATGTTGATGTGATTGTTTATCTTTCTAAAGATAATATTCTTAATAATCAACAAGCTTCAATGTCTAAACAAGTTGTACGTTCACCGTTTCTGTTACAAAAGGTTCCTTGTTTTGAACTTTAATCCTATTAAGTAATAATTTAGCAGATTCTTTACCAATACTTAATGCATTCTGATTGATTGTAATAAGCGAATTGTCATTGCTTTTTTGCGTATCATCACTGAAACCTGCAATTTTTATTGTTCGTTGTTGTTCTTTTTCAATCTGTTGTTTGATAAGCAGTGCTTGTTTTACCGCTTTTTGATTAATGGCAAAAACACCATCTATACTTGGATCTTCTTTAATAGAAGCGTTTAAAGTATCGGCAAGCAATTTTATAGAATCTACACTTATAACAGTACCTTTTACGGTATGTTTGTGATTTTCAATAGCAGCTAAAAAACCTTGTTCTCTTAAATTGTGGTGCTTTAATTTTTTTGTTGGCGAAGTCATAATAATATGTTTGCAACCACTGTGAATAAGACTTTCTACGGCTTCAAAAGCAGCTCCAAAATCATTAATAATAACTTTATCACAGATTACTTCATCACAAATTCTATCAAACATTGTTAATGGAATGCCATTATTTACAATGCTATTGATGTGGTCGTAATCTTGTTTTAACACAGCTTCTTTTGAAATACAAATAATTACTCCATCAACAAATCCATTCGTCATTACAGAGATATTTTTCGTTTCTTTTTCAATAGAATCACCAGAAATAGAAGTAATCAATTTATAGCCATTTTCATCTAAATATTTTTCAATACCTATCAGTATTTTAGCGTAAAACGGATTCGAAATATTTGGTATAATGAGTCCAATAGTATTTGTAAAACCTCTGCGAAAACTTGCTGCCAAATTATTAGGTGTATACTTGCATTGCGCTGCAAACTCTTTTACACGTTTTTTGGTTATATCACTAATTTCAGGACTATCAGAAAGCGATTTAGAAATTGTAGATACCGATAAATTGAGTGCTTTAGAAATTTTCGAAAGTGTAATTCTATTTGTAGCCATGATCTATTATTTTTTATTTCTAAAATATTGTTCCCATTTCCATGAAGAATCAATCATTTCATCTAAGGATTTCTCAGCAACCCAATTTAGCTTTTCCTTTGCCAAATCTGTAGCAGCGTATAATTCAGGAACATCTCCGTCTCGACGCGTTGTGATTTCATAATTTAATTTTACATTGGTCACTTTTTCAAAAGAATTGATCACATCCATTACAGAACTTCCATTACCTGTACCCAAATTAAAAATTTCAAAATTCTTCTCTTGTTCTTTATTAATAAGCCTTTGCACTGAAATTACATGCGCTTTCGCTAAATCAACCACATGAATATAATCTCTAATTGGTGTGCCATCTTTTGTTGGATAATCGTTTCCATACACCATTAATTTTTCTCTAATTCCAACGGCAGTTTGCGTAATATACGGCATCAAGTTATTAGGAATTCCATTGGGTAATTCGCCAATCAATCCAGATTCATGTGCGCCAATTGGGTTAAAATAACGTAAAGATATTGCTGAAAAATCAGGTTGTGATTTTGTATAATCATCTAAAATTTCTTCTGCTACTTTTTTTGTATTTCCATACGGAGAAAATGGGCGTTGCGTCTCGTTTTCTTCGGTAATTGGAAAACTTTTAGGCAAACCGTAAACAGTTGCTGAAGAAGAAAAAATAATAGTATTAATTTTATGTTGTTCTTGCGCACTAAGTATATTCAATAATGAATAAAAATTATTTTTATAATACATCAATGGCTTTTGCACAGATTCTCCAACCGCTTTGTGCGCTGCAAAATGAATCACTGCAACAGCATCGGCATGTTCTGAAATAGCTTTATCAGTCGCTTCAGCATCTTTCAAATCTACATTTACGAAAATAGGCGTCACACTTGTAATGCTTTGAATACGTTCCAATGTTTCTTCACTAGAATTTGACAAATCATCAAAAATAACAACTTCAAAATTTTGATCAATGAGTTCTATCACTGTGTGCGAACCTATATATCCACATCCGCCTGTAACGATGACTTTACATTTTTTCATTTCAAAACATTTATTTAAGTTGCTAAAGTAGTCATTTAATTTTAAATACCTACTAGTACCTACCAGTTTGTTTATTTAAATAATTATTCTATATTTGTCCTATGAGTTTAATTACGGTATCTAAAAAATCTAGTATTCCAAAATACAAACAAATTGTTGCTTCCATCGAGAAGGCAATTAGCAGTGGAGAACTTAGAAAAGGAGACAAACTTCCTTCATTAAATAGCGTAAAAGATAAATTTTCTCTATCACGAGATACGGTATTAATGGCGTTCAACGAATTGAAAACAAGAGGAATTGTACAATCAATTGTTGGCAAAGGATATTATGTGCTAAACGAAGATATTGATGTTGTGAAAAAGGTTTTTTTGCTTTTTGATGAATTAAACTCATTTAAAGAAGACTTATATAACTCATTTTTAAATGCATTGGGAACAAATGTGCAGGTTGATATATTTTTCCATCATTTTAATTTTGAGGTGTTTAGTAAGCTCATTCATGACCATAACGGAAATTATAGTCATTATATAATTATGCCTGCCAATTTGAATAGTACAAATTCGGTGATTTGTCATTTGCCTTCCGATAAAGTATATATTTTAGATCAACTTCACGAAGATTTAATAGGATATCCTTCAGTTGTTCAGAATTTTAAAAAGGACATGTTTAACGGACTTGAAGCTGGAAATAATTTGATTCAGAAGTATAAAAAAATAAACTTACTATTTTCTTCAAAAAAGCAACCAAAAGGTATTTTAGATGGGTTTTCCGAGTTTTGCACACAGTATCAATATGCAAATGAAGTAATTTCAACACTAGAAAATCGCACACTAAATTCAAATGAAATCTTTGTCATTTTGGATGATAAAAATTTGATTCGAATCATAAAAAAAGCAAAAGAACAAG from Kordia antarctica encodes the following:
- a CDS encoding hybrid sensor histidine kinase/response regulator, whose protein sequence is MSSFNKKNTVKEDFISPNTSLDATILIVIENLKVQLKNYYVHYELSAKLKTFDTMSDAHKRDSFPSLYLEVEDFLSLQPNANFDTLLFRQNIKESYPLLDEKDELRTIFIEDNNTQKIILSELFLKDVLIKSKDLLGNFSNPFLIEAENLLVNTPISFETITQQQAASTLKELFEYSNLIQKKIQESLGLNAMLSIYNNAYNTHFSNYNLLENFTITVNLVPEQLLVTENANLPSKGQLHRLLKTQISSLEDINSKLSKEVFQKSQIQEELENNEKLYSAVIHNSLDANVIFNIEGIIIRSNKKAAEFINANEKQLNFYKLLPEQFSKRLRTIINNFSLKTISSLEKELFEFEIYKNGELNYYNLKISPVYINNKMLFFSVIRDITKDIRNMIRIEEARIIAEKSAKAKTTFLSNMSHEIRTPLNVILGLSELFNNKDFTGSESEYENIEAIRFSTENLLMIVNDILDFSKIEAGKLNVQKVDFNFTELIYNLNKGFKLKAEEKGLDFSMNIMNSIPKYVVGDQYRLSQILNNLIGNAIKFTQKGFINVHITAKELANKTIQVYFTIEDSGNGISKDNLQTIFESFYQSHHSDEKPEGTGLGLSITKELVTLLGGELMVKSELNVGTVFSFDVNYTVSNLSDLELQNTQDVNHNLRNKKILVAEDNKLNQLFIKQLLKKWDAETTIVENGQEAVEIVKTQDFDLILMDIQMPVLDGLEATSAIRALDSDVKKNIPIVACSADVFPESRQKAEEAGVNYYVTKPISAKSINEILYLLTTGNS
- the rplT gene encoding 50S ribosomal protein L20 → MPRSVNAVARRARRKKVLKQAKGYFGRRKNVWTVAKNAVDKAMGYSYRDRRNKKRTFRALWITRINAGARLNGLSYSQFMGKVKANDIELNRKVLADLAMNHPDTFKAIVEKVK
- the rpmI gene encoding 50S ribosomal protein L35; amino-acid sequence: MPKMKTKSSAKKRFKLTGSGKIKRKHAYKSHILTKKSKKRKLALTHSTLVHKNDVDSIKVQLRLK
- the infC gene encoding translation initiation factor IF-3, which produces MNRKIIAPEVRLVGDNVEIGVYPTRKALAVAEEQELDLVEISPKASPPVCKVMDYKKFLYEQKKRDKSLKAKATKVTVKEIRFGPQTDDHDYEFKKKHAEKFLKEGSKLKAYVFFKGRSIIYKDQGQILLLRLAQELEEFGKVEQMPKLEGKRMIMFIAPKKK
- the thrS gene encoding threonine--tRNA ligase, producing MIKITLPDGSVREFDSSVTPMEVAKNISEGFARNVISAKFNGTTLETTTPLTEDGALVLYTWKDDEGKKAFWHSSAHILAQAILELYPNAKLWVGPAVDNGFYYDVDMGEITISDKDFKTIEDKMLTIARGKHDFKMRAATKNEALDYYKDRNDYKVELVEGLEDGTITFCDHDTFTDLCLGGHIPNTGIVKAVKIMSVAGAYYKGDENNKQLTRIYGTSFPKQKDLKEYLELLEEAKKRDHRKLGKELELFTFSQKVGQGLPLWLPKGTALRSLLEDFLKKAQQKAGYEMVITPHIGQKELYVTSGHYEKYGADSFQAIKTPKEDEEFLLKPMNCPHHCEIYNAKPFSYKDLPKRFAEFGTVYRYEQSGELHGLTRVRGFTQDDAHIFCMPDQLDQEFKNVIDLVMYVFGSLGFENFTAQVSLRDPQKPEKYIGSDENWEKAENAIINAAKEKELNYVIEYGEAAFYGPKLDFMVKDALGRSWQLGTIQVDYNLPERFDLTYKGSDNELHRPVMIHRAPFGSMERFIAILLEHTGGNFPLWLTTEQAILLPVSEKYENYGKKVLSLLENHEIRAQIDNRNETVGKKIREAEMSKTPFMLIIGEQEEKDGTVSVRRHGVGDIGTLTMEAFAELVKTEVNNSLKPFNV
- a CDS encoding JAB domain-containing protein, which translates into the protein MNVRLTEAQKKTILNAYDIYSVMQQILLRQNKIRRAQEHFWVVGLKADNTILFIELVAIGAQNRVNVSPPDVFRMAIYKLAVRMIIVHNHPSGNLKPSQADKNITDRLLKVGKIINIDVIDHLIITETGFTSFKDKGIIDELRKSGFYELIEQESEQMKAFKLQIEKDKADKTARVDIARRLKALGADVDYIKKATGLNKREIDKA
- a CDS encoding LacI family DNA-binding transcriptional regulator, with translation MATNRITLSKISKALNLSVSTISKSLSDSPEISDITKKRVKEFAAQCKYTPNNLAASFRRGFTNTIGLIIPNISNPFYAKILIGIEKYLDENGYKLITSISGDSIEKETKNISVMTNGFVDGVIICISKEAVLKQDYDHINSIVNNGIPLTMFDRICDEVICDKVIINDFGAAFEAVESLIHSGCKHIIMTSPTKKLKHHNLREQGFLAAIENHKHTVKGTVISVDSIKLLADTLNASIKEDPSIDGVFAINQKAVKQALLIKQQIEKEQQRTIKIAGFSDDTQKSNDNSLITINQNALSIGKESAKLLLNRIKVQNKEPFVTETVNVQLV
- the galE gene encoding UDP-glucose 4-epimerase GalE, which codes for MKKCKVIVTGGCGYIGSHTVIELIDQNFEVVIFDDLSNSSEETLERIQSITSVTPIFVNVDLKDAEATDKAISEHADAVAVIHFAAHKAVGESVQKPLMYYKNNFYSLLNILSAQEQHKINTIIFSSSATVYGLPKSFPITEENETQRPFSPYGNTKKVAEEILDDYTKSQPDFSAISLRYFNPIGAHESGLIGELPNGIPNNLMPYITQTAVGIREKLMVYGNDYPTKDGTPIRDYIHVVDLAKAHVISVQRLINKEQEKNFEIFNLGTGNGSSVMDVINSFEKVTNVKLNYEITTRRDGDVPELYAATDLAKEKLNWVAEKSLDEMIDSSWKWEQYFRNKK
- a CDS encoding GntR family transcriptional regulator translates to MSLITVSKKSSIPKYKQIVASIEKAISSGELRKGDKLPSLNSVKDKFSLSRDTVLMAFNELKTRGIVQSIVGKGYYVLNEDIDVVKKVFLLFDELNSFKEDLYNSFLNALGTNVQVDIFFHHFNFEVFSKLIHDHNGNYSHYIIMPANLNSTNSVICHLPSDKVYILDQLHEDLIGYPSVVQNFKKDMFNGLEAGNNLIQKYKKINLLFSSKKQPKGILDGFSEFCTQYQYANEVISTLENRTLNSNEIFVILDDKNLIRIIKKAKEQGLVIGKDIGIICYNDTLLKEIVEGGITTISTDFNLMGENLASMMLENQQEHIENPSRLIIRKSV